From the Alkalibacter rhizosphaerae genome, one window contains:
- a CDS encoding PucR family transcriptional regulator codes for MSVQENHLPKLKITMQTLADRLSEYGLENILFRKKSFVDLVGFRLYDGYGEQQEDLVYLCTSDQLLEAWMRGFETLVVVGRDLPEAVKNKGSLLVIQESYSLAEAANGLQKIFSTYLTLERKINQILYNDGKVEDLSQVLLDHFGNPLFIHDEYFNILACPKWVEGMSMFTYNQQTGKFMQDMDSINYFRTSDEYKETLVTRGGHEWLSGLTDFRTIYANIWNDGRFRGRIVVNELTKVIKESQLNELGYFAELASLLMIRRDRIHSRGEHPFNNMVMDMLSGNKMEVEALQTAIATLGWEVHHQYICGLFSFAEEEVTKMSIYGICNGIEHQVPGSYSFYHDNKIYMIVNMTVGQIDKYDLRKHLSTIIREGILYVGLSNPFCDIFDAEVYFKQARVALEFGQNGDFTSWYHEFKDHALAYWLHHGMGEFSKKTLADPALFTLKEYDRIHHSSLFETLKVYLKQERNATLTSQLLQIHRSTLPYRLEKIIKMTGIDLEQADIRLFLIMSYRLLEGSS; via the coding sequence ATGAGCGTTCAAGAAAACCATTTGCCAAAATTGAAGATCACCATGCAAACCCTGGCAGATCGTTTGTCGGAATACGGTTTGGAAAACATCTTGTTTCGTAAGAAGTCTTTCGTTGATTTGGTTGGGTTCCGACTTTATGACGGGTACGGGGAGCAACAGGAGGATCTGGTTTATCTTTGCACCAGTGATCAACTGTTGGAAGCCTGGATGCGTGGGTTTGAAACCCTGGTTGTCGTGGGACGGGATCTTCCGGAAGCGGTGAAAAACAAAGGATCCTTGCTGGTGATCCAGGAGTCCTATTCTCTGGCCGAAGCAGCCAATGGACTTCAAAAAATTTTTTCCACCTATCTGACACTGGAACGAAAAATCAATCAGATCCTATACAATGACGGAAAAGTGGAAGATCTCAGTCAAGTATTGTTGGATCACTTTGGCAATCCCCTTTTTATCCACGACGAGTATTTCAACATCCTGGCCTGCCCAAAGTGGGTAGAGGGAATGAGCATGTTCACCTACAACCAGCAGACGGGGAAATTCATGCAGGACATGGATTCCATCAATTATTTCCGAACCAGCGATGAATACAAGGAAACATTGGTGACACGCGGGGGTCATGAATGGTTGTCGGGATTGACAGACTTTCGTACCATTTATGCAAACATCTGGAACGATGGAAGATTTCGAGGTCGGATCGTCGTCAACGAGCTGACCAAGGTTATAAAGGAGAGCCAGCTGAATGAACTAGGCTATTTTGCTGAGCTGGCCAGCCTGTTGATGATCCGCAGGGATCGGATCCATTCCAGGGGAGAACACCCTTTCAACAACATGGTCATGGACATGCTGTCAGGAAACAAGATGGAAGTGGAAGCACTGCAAACGGCCATCGCAACGCTTGGATGGGAAGTGCATCATCAATATATTTGCGGCTTGTTTTCCTTTGCGGAAGAAGAAGTGACGAAAATGTCCATTTACGGCATATGCAACGGCATTGAGCACCAGGTGCCGGGCAGCTACAGCTTTTATCACGACAACAAGATCTACATGATCGTCAACATGACCGTAGGTCAGATCGATAAATACGATTTGAGAAAGCACCTTTCCACCATCATACGGGAGGGGATCTTATACGTGGGGTTGTCCAATCCTTTTTGCGATATTTTTGATGCGGAGGTTTATTTCAAACAAGCCAGGGTCGCATTGGAGTTTGGACAAAATGGAGATTTTACCAGTTGGTATCATGAATTCAAAGATCATGCCCTTGCTTATTGGCTCCACCATGGAATGGGAGAGTTTTCAAAAAAAACACTGGCAGATCCTGCACTATTTACGTTGAAAGAATACGACCGGATCCATCACAGCAGCTTGTTTGAGACCTTGAAAGTGTATCTGAAGCAGGAGAGGAACGCCACCCTGACTTCCCAGTTGCTTCAGATCCATCGCAGCACACTGCCTTATCGGTTGGAAAAAATAATAAAAATGACGGGAATCGATTTGGAACAAGCGGATATCAGGCTTTTTCTTATCATGTCCTATCGTCTTTTGGAGGGTTCATCATGA